From Streptomyces sp. NBC_00370, a single genomic window includes:
- a CDS encoding PPOX class F420-dependent oxidoreductase, with protein sequence MASKMNEEEWRAFLSEGTRTAKLSTVRADGTPHIAPVWFVLDGDDLLFNTGKETVKGKNLLRSGRVAICVDDERPPFAFVVVEGPVEVSEDPDELLASAVRIAERYMGKERGRAFGERNGVPGELLVRVRMEKVIGTADLTD encoded by the coding sequence ATGGCTTCCAAGATGAACGAAGAAGAGTGGCGGGCCTTCCTCTCCGAGGGCACCCGCACCGCCAAACTGTCCACCGTGCGGGCCGACGGCACCCCGCACATCGCACCTGTCTGGTTCGTGCTCGACGGCGACGACCTCCTCTTCAACACCGGGAAGGAGACGGTGAAGGGGAAGAATCTGCTGCGCAGCGGCCGGGTCGCGATCTGCGTGGACGACGAACGCCCGCCCTTCGCCTTCGTGGTGGTCGAGGGCCCGGTCGAAGTGAGCGAGGACCCCGACGAGTTGCTCGCTTCCGCCGTCCGGATCGCCGAGCGCTACATGGGCAAGGAACGGGGGCGCGCGTTCGGCGAGCGCAACGGCGTGCCCGGTGAACTGCTCGTGCGCGTCCGCATGGAGAAGGTCATCGGCACAGCGGATCTGACCGACTGA
- a CDS encoding roadblock/LC7 domain-containing protein, with translation MVLEKGLDWLLDDLTERVEHIRHALVLSNDGLVTGASSGLAREDAEHLAAVSSGLHSLARGSGRHFRAGRARQTMVEFDDALLFVTAAGDGSCLCVLSAAEADVGQIAYEMTLMVNRVGEHLGVAARQPGNPAVSGL, from the coding sequence ATGGTGTTGGAAAAGGGACTGGACTGGCTGCTGGACGACCTGACGGAACGGGTCGAGCACATACGGCACGCGCTGGTGCTGTCCAACGACGGACTGGTGACGGGAGCCAGTTCCGGTCTTGCCCGTGAGGACGCGGAGCATCTCGCCGCCGTCTCGTCAGGTCTGCACAGTCTTGCCAGGGGCTCGGGGCGGCATTTCAGGGCCGGCAGGGCGCGGCAGACCATGGTCGAGTTCGACGACGCGCTGCTCTTCGTCACCGCGGCGGGCGACGGCAGCTGCCTGTGTGTGCTGAGCGCCGCCGAGGCCGACGTCGGCCAGATCGCCTACGAGATGACCCTCATGGTCAACCGGGTCGGCGAACATCTGGGTGTCGCCGCGAGGCAGCCGGGAAACCCCGCGGTCAGCGGCCTCTGA
- a CDS encoding CGNR zinc finger domain-containing protein translates to MSWPASERYELRTAPAGLALVQELINTRAIASYAPDLLAERESAQRWLSDVANEWARVHDLVTPDVTLTAADPAALRGLRATFGAMAHREETPERPRPGADVTARLDTDAEGQVIMVPVGSGARWLEAALWSETLLAQRADTWRRLKVCRNPECASAFYDTSRNNSGVWHNVRTCGNAANLRASRERRRARG, encoded by the coding sequence ATGTCTTGGCCGGCCAGTGAACGATACGAACTGCGTACGGCTCCCGCCGGGCTCGCCTTGGTGCAGGAGCTGATCAACACGCGCGCGATCGCGTCGTACGCCCCTGATCTGCTGGCCGAGCGGGAGTCCGCCCAGCGCTGGCTGTCCGACGTGGCGAACGAATGGGCCCGGGTCCATGACCTCGTCACTCCGGACGTCACCCTGACCGCTGCCGACCCCGCCGCGCTCCGCGGTCTCCGGGCCACTTTCGGCGCCATGGCGCACCGGGAGGAAACGCCGGAGCGCCCGCGCCCCGGCGCCGACGTCACCGCGCGGCTCGACACCGACGCCGAGGGCCAGGTGATCATGGTTCCGGTCGGCTCGGGAGCGCGCTGGCTGGAGGCCGCCCTGTGGTCCGAGACGCTGCTCGCCCAGCGTGCGGACACCTGGCGCCGCCTCAAGGTGTGCCGTAACCCGGAGTGCGCGTCCGCGTTCTACGACACGTCCCGCAACAACAGCGGCGTCTGGCACAACGTGCGCACCTGCGGCAATGCCGCCAATCTCCGGGCCTCACGGGAGCGCAGACGCGCGCGGGGATGA
- a CDS encoding carboxymuconolactone decarboxylase family protein, with amino-acid sequence MDARMNVFGNPVGSKVWKHIIAANQAIVESTLPAATQELVKIRASQINGCAGCLDMHTKEAAAAGESAVRLHLVAAWREATVFTEAERAALELTEQGTRLADAAGGVSDEVWANAAKHFDEDQLAALISQIAIINAFNRGNVIIQQPAGNYRVGMLG; translated from the coding sequence ATGGATGCCCGTATGAACGTGTTCGGCAACCCGGTCGGAAGCAAGGTCTGGAAGCACATCATCGCGGCGAACCAGGCGATCGTGGAGTCGACGCTGCCGGCCGCGACACAGGAGCTGGTGAAGATCCGTGCGAGTCAGATCAACGGGTGCGCGGGCTGCCTCGACATGCACACGAAGGAAGCGGCCGCGGCCGGCGAGAGCGCCGTGCGGCTCCATCTGGTCGCGGCGTGGCGGGAGGCGACGGTCTTCACCGAGGCCGAGCGTGCGGCGCTGGAACTGACGGAGCAGGGGACCCGGCTCGCCGACGCGGCGGGTGGCGTCAGCGACGAGGTGTGGGCCAATGCCGCCAAGCACTTCGACGAGGACCAGCTCGCCGCACTGATCTCCCAGATCGCCATCATCAACGCCTTCAACCGGGGGAACGTCATCATTCAGCAGCCCGCGGGGAACTACCGGGTCGGCATGCTCGGATAA
- a CDS encoding DUF6397 family protein, translating to MTVVSASAQDVGVVRAARELELKRGEFQLAVQLGHIRTTAGTGSGRRRVAGQEIARLRAVEGFPDTLRERVRTVGTAEGAALIGISPGRFTRLARAGFLIPVRFYLNRYRAVVWLYLAAELAEFGAAESTLLTGPLPPPLRALLDSGEDRRPRNWRGRRVGLLLNERDDPWERAACAGSVLDDAQLAEVVPDSFERAYLDRLRPVLAPGGPATEAGQAALRELLVADRPDEIEWHRTSLAGLLEEARALRPAPGSKPGPDPSSGPAPVVRRGQRAGLLSRLGIRKGGRPAGASV from the coding sequence ATGACTGTTGTCAGCGCCAGCGCCCAGGACGTCGGAGTCGTCAGGGCCGCGCGTGAACTGGAACTGAAACGGGGCGAGTTCCAACTCGCCGTCCAGCTGGGCCACATCCGTACGACCGCCGGGACGGGCAGCGGCCGACGACGGGTGGCCGGGCAGGAGATCGCCCGTCTGCGAGCCGTCGAGGGATTTCCCGACACGCTGCGCGAGCGGGTCCGTACGGTGGGCACGGCTGAGGGGGCCGCGCTCATCGGCATCAGCCCCGGGCGTTTCACCCGGCTGGCGCGGGCCGGGTTTCTGATCCCGGTGCGCTTCTACCTCAACCGCTACCGTGCGGTCGTCTGGCTGTATCTCGCCGCGGAGTTGGCGGAGTTCGGCGCTGCGGAATCCACCCTGCTCACCGGCCCTCTGCCGCCGCCGCTGCGCGCCCTCCTCGACTCAGGCGAGGACCGCAGACCGCGCAACTGGCGGGGCAGGCGTGTCGGCCTCCTGCTGAATGAGCGCGACGACCCCTGGGAACGGGCCGCGTGCGCCGGGAGTGTCCTGGACGACGCGCAGCTGGCGGAGGTCGTGCCCGACTCCTTCGAGCGGGCGTATCTGGACCGGCTACGGCCGGTGCTCGCCCCCGGCGGACCCGCGACCGAGGCCGGACAGGCGGCGCTGCGGGAGTTGCTGGTGGCGGACCGTCCGGACGAGATCGAGTGGCACAGGACCAGTCTGGCCGGGCTGCTGGAAGAGGCCCGCGCGCTACGGCCCGCCCCCGGAAGCAAGCCCGGGCCCGATCCGAGCTCCGGTCCCGCACCGGTGGTCCGCCGTGGTCAGCGGGCGGGGCTGCTGAGCCGGCTGGGGATCAGGAAGGGCGGCAGACCTGCGGGCGCCTCGGTGTGA
- a CDS encoding SDR family oxidoreductase: MTTINGAIALVTGGQRGLGKAFARELLEAGAAKVYVTARTPVPDDDPRIVPLPLEVTDQQSVTELARVAGDVTVVINNAGIGGADPLISSEIDDVKALFDANVFGALRVARAFAPILAANGGGALVDIHSALSWLPGFGGYGATKAALWSITNSLRLELAPAGTQVLGVHLGYTDTDMIRDLDVAKGDPRDVAREVVVALEKGESEVLADDTSRAAKALLSGPVEGLAPAA, translated from the coding sequence ATGACCACCATCAATGGAGCCATCGCACTGGTCACCGGCGGGCAGCGCGGTCTCGGCAAGGCCTTCGCGCGGGAACTGCTGGAGGCGGGAGCCGCCAAGGTCTATGTCACCGCACGCACGCCCGTCCCCGACGACGATCCGCGTATCGTGCCGCTGCCGCTGGAGGTCACCGACCAGCAGTCGGTCACCGAGCTGGCACGCGTGGCGGGCGATGTCACCGTCGTCATCAACAACGCCGGGATCGGCGGGGCCGACCCGCTCATCTCGTCGGAGATCGACGATGTGAAGGCGCTCTTCGACGCGAACGTCTTCGGCGCGCTGCGCGTCGCAAGGGCCTTCGCCCCGATCCTGGCCGCCAACGGCGGCGGGGCGCTCGTCGACATCCACTCGGCGCTGTCCTGGCTGCCGGGCTTCGGGGGCTACGGGGCGACGAAGGCCGCGCTCTGGTCCATCACGAACTCGCTCCGGCTGGAGCTGGCACCCGCGGGCACCCAGGTGCTCGGCGTCCACCTCGGGTACACCGACACGGACATGATCCGCGACCTCGACGTCGCCAAGGGCGACCCTCGCGACGTGGCGCGCGAGGTGGTCGTCGCACTGGAGAAGGGCGAGAGCGAGGTGCTGGCGGACGACACGAGCCGCGCCGCCAAGGCCCTGCTCTCGGGTCCTGTGGAAGGGCTCGCACCCGCCGCCTGA